The Takifugu rubripes chromosome 7, fTakRub1.2, whole genome shotgun sequence genome has a segment encoding these proteins:
- the tpbg gene encoding trophoblast glycoprotein: protein MRLLSSTCGEIRRRGLGSAIFHLLVVLAVSLPCLSCPDRCVCSSQTVKCQKQDLDSIPHSIPSNTKILFVTGNNISSISADSFPSPLEQLTDLYLSGNEIQSVDSEVFDNLPNLVRLDLSNNNIQEFSERAFPHSNSLQVLNLSRSFHNYSQTNDVLNNLLSGNLAHLTVLDLSDNDLLVPPDNMPASLPSLLTLNLQNASIVSLRNGTLTLPLLRDLQLQDNRLKNLPSAILSDFSLAPELHIHLSGNPWRCDCFIEDMVAWLKNSTQVVDAQNLTCAYPGVLRRQALLHLQQTRLKCAGNMEGVLETSYVFLGLVLALIGVIFLLVLYLNRKGIKRWMYNIRDACRDHMEGYHYRYEINSDPRLANLSINSDV, encoded by the coding sequence ATGCGCCTGTTGAGCTCGACGTGCGGAGAAATCCGACGGAGGGGACTCGGATCTGCGATATTCCATCTACTGGTCGTACTGGCCGTCTCGCTGCCCTGCCTCAGCTGCCCGGACCGGTGCGTGTGCTCTTCACAAACTGTGAAATGCCAAAAGCAGGACTTGGACTCGATCCCGCACTCTATACCGAGCAACACCAAAATTCTGTTCGTGACGGGAAACAACATCTCCAGTATCAGCGCGGACTCTTTCCCAAGCCCCCTGGAACAGTTAACTGATTTGTATCTCAGTGGGAATGAGATCCAGTCCGTGGATTCGGAGGTATTTGATAACTTGCCAAACCTTGTGCGGCTGGAcctgagcaacaacaacatCCAGGAGTTCAGTGAAAGAGCTTTCCCTCATAGTAACTCGCTGCAGGTCCTAAACCTCAGCAGATCTTTTCATAATTATTCCCAAACAAACGACGTCTTGAACAACCTTCTGAGCGGAAACCTGGCTCACCTGACGGTTTTGGATCTCTCCGACAATGACCTTTTGGTCCCTCCAGACAACATGCCTGCCAGCCTGCCCAGCCTGCTCACCCTCAACCTGCAGAATGCCTCCATCGTTTCTCTCCGGAACGGAACGCTGACACTGCCCCTGTTGCGTGacctccagctgcaggacaaCCGACTGAAGAATCTTCCCAGCGCCATCCTGTCAGACTTCAGCCTTGCACCTGAGCTCCACATCCACTTGTCGGGGAACCCCTGGCGCTGCGACTGCTTCATTGAGGACATGGTGGCTTGGCTGAAGAACTCCACTCAGGTCGTGGATGCGCAGAACCTAACCTGTGCGTACCCCGGGGTCCTGCGGCGCCAGGCGCTCCTGCATCTTCAGCAGACCCGCCTGAAATGTGCGGGGAACATGGAAGGCGTTCTGGAGACTTCTTATGTTTTCCTGGGGTTGGTGCTGGCCCTGATTGGTGTCATATTCCTGCTGGTACTCTACCTGAACAGAAAGGGTATCAAGCGGTGGATGTACAACATCAGGGATGCATGCAGGGACCACATGGAGGGGTACCATTACAGGTACGAGATAAACTCTGACCCACGTCTGGCCAACCTCAGCATCAATTCAGAtgtgtga